The nucleotide sequence TGAAAGCTCAGTGATGCTACTTTCCTGAAGCAGATTATTCAGATGGAAAAGGGCAGCATTCAAATTGGCTTGCGTGTTTTGCTGGCTGCGCTCGGCATTATTGCGTGCCACTTCAAACTGCATGCGGTGGCCTTTACTGATAAAACCTTGCTGTTCCATCTTTAAGGCATTGCGATAATGCTGCTGCATGGCATTCAGGTTAAACAGCGCAGCTGCATGCAGTTGCTTTTGAAGCTGCACATTGAAATAACTTTGAATCAGTTCAAAACGCTGCGTGTCTTGCTGCTGTTTGTTGCTGAGCTGACTACGACCGACCTGAATATTGGCGATTTCTTTAGCGCTGCTTGTCAGTCCACCGGTATAAAGCGGCATCATGACTGAAATCGTCGGGCGAATCACCTGATCATCCAGCACGACATTCGAACTATCAGGAATTAAGCCAACTCCATTTTGGATAGGTTGTCTTAAACTATTTTTTAGTGGGTCAGCCAGACCCCCTAAGTTCAGTTCATCAATTCTATTATTGACACCATCCGTTAAGGATTGCTCTAAATTATTTTTTAATGCACCTAAAGGTAGATCGAGTTCATTATGAAAGGCATACGCACGAACATTCAGGTCGACTCGTGGCAGACCTATACCTTTCACTGCTTCAGCTTCAAGTTTTGAAGCCTGCTCCAGACTTTGATAGGCTTGGCTGCTATAAGAGTTTTGCAACAACTGACGTTCAGCGTCCTGAAAGCTGATGCTCTGCGCATGAGCAAAGCTGCCATACATCATCGATGCAAGCAGATTTAACCCCCAGACAAGCTGTCTTTTATTTTTCTTTAAGTTCATAAAGTCGCTAAACTGATTTAAAGCCGATAATGTTATCCGGCTAGTATAAATCAAAGGTTTGCAGATAGAACTAGTGTAAAGTTATAATATTGTTTCTTTTACATCTGTATTTCAAATACTTATCGGCTGTTTTTAATGGAATATCTAGAATCAAAAAATGGCTTAATCTTGAATATTTTCAATTGTTAGTTCAAAGATGATAAAAACAGCAGGCTAAAATACTGGTCAATTTATCTTGTGAATCTACATTGATTTTTTGACTCTATCTTGACTCATAGATTGAAATAATTTTGTGCAAGACCCTGCCAGATATGGTTAAATGCCATCATTTTATTGTGTTTCACTCTGAAAGGAAAAATCATGCGCGCGTACAACTTCTGTGCTGGTCCTGCTGCATTACCGACTGCCGTACTTGAAAAAGCTCAAGCTGAAATGCTTGACTGGCATGGCAAAGGTCTTTCGATCATGGAAATGAGCCACCGTAGTTCCGACTATGTTGCCATGGCTGAAAAAGCGGAAGCAGACCTGCGCAAACTCATGAATATTCCTGAGAATTACAAAGTATTGTTCTTGCAGGGTGGGGCATCACTACAGTTCTCGGCAATTCCATTGAACTTGCTTGGCAAAAACAACAAAGCAGACTATATCGATACCGGCATCTGGTCAGAAAAAGCTTTGAAAGAAGCGCAACGTTATGGCGATATCAATGTTGTAAAAGCAGGTGTCCAAATTGATGGCAAATATGCGATCAGTGCACAAAGCGAATGGAATCTTTCTGATGATGCAGCTTATGTGCATTATGCCGATAATGAAACCATTGGCGGTCTGCAATTTGCTTCAATTCCTGAAACAGACAAGCCATTAGTTTGCGATTATTCATCTAGTATTTTATCTGCGCCAGTAGATGTCTCTAAATTTGGTTTGATCTATGCGGGTGCGCAAAAGAATATCGGGCCTGCTGGTTTAACGCTGGTGATCATTCGTGAAGATTTACTTGATCAAGCCAAACCTGAAATTCCAAGCATCTTGAAATATTCAGATCAAGCGAAAAATGGCTCAATGGTTAACACACCATCAACTTATGCATGGTACTTGTCTAGTCTGGTGTTTGAGTGGTTGCTAGAAAATGGCGGTGTAGATGCCATGCACAAAGTGAACCTTGAGAAAGCTAACTTACTTTATGGTTATATCGATCAAAGCGATTTTTATGCGAATCCGATTGCAAAAGCAAACCGTTCGATCATGAACGTACCATTTACTTTGGCCAATGCTGATCTTGAGAAACAGTTCCTGAAAGAAGCTGAAGCGCAGCATTTATTAAATCTTGCTGGTCACCGTTCGGTTGGCGGTATGCGCGCAAGTATTTATAATGCCGTGCCTTTAGAGGGCGTGCAGGCATTAGTGAACTTTATGGATGACTTTGCCAAACGCAATGGTTAATTCCTGAAACGAAAAAACCCAGCACAAGCTGGGTTTTTTATGAATACAATAATTTTAGAAAATAAAAGTATGCAGGATGAATCCGCAGATCAGCATCCCCAACATGAAAAAAAGGCAGGACATCATATCAATATTATAGCGGGAGCTAAGATGATGCTCGACCTGTTGTAATGTTTCTTCTTGCACGATTTTCATAGATATTTATTGTCCGATCTATTTATCGTTAATACTAATTTGTTGTGAGTATTTTTATCATAAAAAATTGATTAAATAAAGTACATTTTTAATTAAAGAGCATAAATTTTCATTTTATTTAAATATCAGATTTGCACGACATCAGATTATTTATATGAGAAATCAAATGCTTATTTTTACAAGGTTTTTAAGGTCATTTTAAATATTTAAAATGAATTCATTTGAATTTAAAAATGTGGATAACTTGGTTTTTAATGACTTTAAATAGATTATTAAGCCAGAAAATATGTATAAAAAATAATCAAAAAATAAAATGACAAATAAGAATATAGATGGATTAAAAGAAGATACCCATCAAAATGAATATCTTCTTTATATGTTTGAACTTAAGCTGCTTTTCTATAAATATTGGCCTGAATCCACAAGTTTCCACGAATATACTGGCCAATCTGGAAGTTTTTGTACTGGTCATTCCGCGTTGCAATCCGGATCAAGGTCGCAGGCTGGCCTTCGTCATGAATCAGGGTGACATCATACAGGGTGTAGTCCTGATCCATAAATTGCATGGTAGTTTTACCGACAATATTGCCCTGAAACCAAGCTTCATCTTCCTGACCCATGGTTTCGCCGTATAGATAAGCCACCATTTTAGAAAAATCTACAGTGACAGGTTCTTTATCTTCTTCAGACTGCGGCTGCCAGGCATCAATCTGTTCCTGCAGATTATCCGGCGCTACACCATTATTGGCAGCCAGAATATCATTCAAGGCACGGTGGTGCTTGATCGAAGCCGGATCATCAACCACCAGATGCTCATGATCTGTGACCGCTTCAAGTTCATAGGCCCAGCCATTCAGATTCACCACATAGGACTGGTCTTTTTCATAATGTGGGTGATTGACGCTATACAGGCTATCGAAAGCGTAAATAATATTGTTAGCACCCAGATTCAGGCGCAATACAGCTTGGGTGTTGGATTTACAGGAAATAATCCGGTCAATCGTGGCTTTCACCTGATAAGGACTGTCAAAGCACGGAAATGCAGTTTTTACTGCTTGAGGTTTGTTGTTTTCGACGGCAATCACTTGACTCAACTGTACCGCAGCTTTGCTCGGTCCCTGAATCAGCCAGGTCTCTGCATCCATATCACATTCTTGTGTACAAAGGCCCATCGGCATGATTGGTTCATCAAGAGCTTTGCCTAACCACTGTGGAACATCTGTGCCAGGGTTGTCGGTGAGCAAGGTCCAATGTTCGACATGACTACCGAAATTTTGATCATCAATGGTGATGATCTCTGGGCTATTCTGATTTTTCATATGCACAATTGATCTTGGATGATGTATTTATAGTTAATCGAGGGTCATTGCGATTTTTCAAGTCAATCGAATGAATTTTAAAATTAAAATGCCAGTCAAATGAAGTCAATTTTTTTTCTCGCGTGAATCATGCCAGTTTTACCGGGCACATACTTTTTAAAATATTGATGACAGATGCAATGAAAATGGAGCGATTTAATCATCAACCTGATCACTGCAATTTGCTAGAATAACCATGATTTATACCTTAATGGGAAGCCCTGTGTTGCCATTCAAACTTTGGGTCGATGCCGATGCATTGCCCCGTATGCTGCGAGATGTGATTATTCGTGCTTCGGATCGCTATCAGCTGGAAGTCACTTTTGTTGCCAATCAGCCAGTCGGAATCACACCTTCGGTCAGAATTAATTCAATTCAGGTGATGAGTGGGGCGGATGCGGCAGATAAAGAAATTATTCTGCGCATGAAAGAGCATGATATTGTCATGACCCAAGATATTCCCTTGGCTGCGGAAGTGATTGAAAAAGGCGGTATTGCGATTCATCCCCGTGGTGAAATTTATACTACGGCCAATGTGAAAGCGCGCTTACACCTGCGCGATTTTATGGACAGCCTACGCGGAGCTGGCGTGCAAACGGGCGGTCCGCCACCGATTTCAGAGCGGGATAAACGCGAATTTTCCAGTGCACTCGATCAGACCATCCAAAAACAAAAACGTAAAACTTCCGCGCTTTAAGCCTTATTCAGAGTGACTCGCATGCCCACACAAACCAATATGATTGCCACCTATCTTTTATTGGTTTTTATCTGGGCGACGACACCGCTGGCTATCGTCTGGAGTGTGACGGATTTGCATCCGCTCTGGGCCCTGGCATTGCGCTTCTTTCTGGCTTTGCCTTTTGCATTTGCCTTGTTGTGGCTATTTAAAACCCGTTTTCCCTTAGATAAATTATCCATGCACAGTTACCTGGCTGGCGCATGCAGTTTTATCGGCTCACAGATTTTCACTTATCTGGCCACGGATTATCTGAGTTCAGGCATTATTGCCCTGATGTTCGGACTGGCGCCGATTATTACCGGTTTAATTGGCCGTTTTGTATTTCAGCTTAAGCTCTATCCTTCGCAGTGGGGTGGTATGGCGATTGCCTTGCTGGGTCTGGGCATTATCTGTGTCGGTGGCAAAGATCAGCATATTCAGCCGATTGGCATAGGCCTGATGTTGCTCAGTGTTTTTATTTACTGTGTTTCGATGTTCTGGGTGAAAAAAGTTAATGCACCTCTCGAACCTATGGCACAAGCGGCCGGTTCTATTGCTGTTTCAGCGGTCATGGCCTGTACCATGTTGCCATTTATCTGGCAATTTGCACCAACCCAGATCCCACAGGCAAAATCGCTGATTGGACTCAGTTATGCTGTAATCATGGCTTCCCTGATTGCGATGTTCTGTTATTTTAAACTGGTGCAGAAAATCAAGGCGACCACTTTGTCATTGACCACCGTATTGACGCCGATGCTGGCCTTATTTGTCGGGGTGATTCTGAATGATGAAAAATTATCGGGTGGGGCTGTCTTCGGTGTCGTTATCTTACTGGCTGGTTTGTTGTTATATTTTTCCAGAGAAATTAAAGCGAGCTATAACGCTCGCCTTTCATCACCCAGCAGCACTGACTAAAGCAGTAATTTAAACAAAGTGAGCCTTGACGCATTCACCCAGTTTGACACGGTCTTGGGGATGCATGGTAATAAAATATGCACCAGTCCGATATTTGCCATTTTCTTCTTCGCGACTGTAGGCCACCTGAGCGGTTGCTGCAATATGGAAGAAATTTTCCGGATGACTCAAAGTCACGTGCAGATAGGTGCCTTCAGCGATAGGGCGCTCATTAAAGAAACTAAAACCGGTTTCTGAAAAGTTCACTTGCTCTGGCACAGGTAACATGCTTTGTACAATTGCGTCATACAAAGAACCGGTAATAAGGTTTAACTTTTGATTAAATAAGGATAAGATTCGAGCAATTTGTTGATCTTTTTCAGATAATTGTTCTAATTCGTAGTTAACCGCATGATCAAATTGATCTAGTTCTGCAAGTAGTAGAAAATAGCGGGGCAAGACGAAGTTAGGATCGTAAGGATCATTCAAGGCAACATCATCGGAAATAATCTGATAATTAATTCGTAAGGCAGCATCGATTCGAGACATGACGCGTCTTTCCGTAAATCCGTTTGGATGCTGTACATTTTCCATAATTTATTACCTCGGACTAGATGGTTATGTTCAAACCAATCTCGCTGTATATAGGGTTGAAATATACTCGCGCACGGCGTAGTAACCACTTCATTTCTTTTATCGCGTTGGTCTCAATGATCGGCCTCACACTCGGTGTGGCAGTCCTCATTACAGTGTTGTCTGTGATGAATGGTTTTGACCGAGAGTTAAAGAATCGTGTCTTAGGAATGATACCTCAAGCGACTGTTTCCTCAACACAAATTTTAACAAATTGGCCAGAACTTGCAAAGCAAATTGAAGGGCATGAGCATGTTCAGGGAGTCGCACCTTTTACTCAATTACAAGGCATGCTGACCGCACAGGGTCAGGTCGCCGGCATTATGGTCAGCGGGATTGAACCCGAGTATGAGAAAAAAGTTTCAATTATACAAAACCATATGGTTGAGGGCAGTATCGACAGCCTGAAAAAAGGTGAATTTGGTATTGTTTTGGGCAAGCAAATGACCGATGCCATGGGTGTGGGTTTAAATGACAATATTACTCTGGTTTTGCCAGAAGCCACCCCATCACCAGCTGGTGTCGTCCCGCGTTTCAAGCGTTTTAAAGTGGTGGGAATCTTCAGTATTGGTGCTGAAGTTGACTCGATGATGGGTTATATCGCTTTAAATGATGCCTCGACCTTGCTGCGTCTACCGGATGGTGCGCAGGGTGTGCGTATGAAGCTGGATGATATTTTCCTGGCACCACAAGTGTCTCAGGAAATTGTGCGTGATTTGCCGGGGAATTTCTATGCTTCGGACTGGACTTATACCCATGGTAATCTGTTCAGCGCGATTCAGATGGAAAAAGCCATGGTCAGCCTGCTTTTATTCCTGATCGTTCTAGTCGCGGCATTTAATATTGTGTCTTCACTGGTGATGGTGGTGACGGATAAAAAATCGGACATTGCCATTTTAAGGACTTTGGGGGCTTCACCTGCCACCATTACCAAAATCTTTATGGTGCAAGGTACCGTGATTGGGGTGATTGGAACTTGTGCAGGGGCCATCCTCGGGATTATTGCGGCAACCAGTATCAGTAGCTTTATTGGCTGGCTCAACAATACTTTAGGCCTGAATATGTTTGATGCCTATTTTATTAACTACTTACCTTCGTATCTGCGCTGGCAGGATGTCTTGGTGATTGTAGGCTTGTCACTGGCACTCAGTTTTGTCGCGACAATTTATCCGGCTTTACGTGCAGCAAAAATTCAACCGGCAGAGGCTTTGCGTTATGAGTAATCTGATTTTAGATGCCCAGAATATTCACAAATCCTTTACCGATGGCAAGGCCACTGTCGATGTGATTCGCGGCTTGTCGCTACAGGTAAAAGCAGGTGAGTTTGTTTCGATTGTAGGTTCAAGTGGTTCAGGCAAAAGTACCTTATTACATGTTTTGGGTGGATTGGATCGCCCGACGTCAGGTCAGGTCATGGTGAATGGCCGCCGTTTTGATACCTTGTCTGAAGCAGAACGCGGTTATGTGCGGAATGAGCATTTGGGCTTTGTTTATCAGTTTCATCACCTGTTGCCAGAATTTACGGCACTGGAAAATGTGGCCATGCCGCTGATGTTACGCGACAACATGAAGTTTAAGGAAGCCAAACAGCAGGCCGAATATTTGCTGGAACGTGTTGGTCTTTCGCATCGTCTGACTCACAAGCCGGGTGAATTATCCGGAGGTGAGCGTCAGCGTGTAGCTTTGGCGCGTGCAGTGGTCGGTAAACCTAAACTGATGATGGCCGATGAACCGACCGGAAATCTAGACCGCAAGACTGCAGCAAAGATTTTTGAACTGCTGACCGAATTGCAACGTGAGTTCAATATGGCGATGCTGATTGTGACGCATGATGAACAGCTAGCCCATGCAGCAGATCGGATTTTACATATGCAGGATGGTCTCTGGATTGAACCATAAATAACGAGAATATTCGCATTTGATTGAAGCTCACTCCGGTGGGCTTTATTATTGGGCAAAATAATAACAAGATAGAATAAGATTCAATGTTGCAGTGGCTATGTATTGGCTGGATTTTAGGCCTTGCGTGTATGGGGAAAAGTTTCCTGTCTGTTCAACTGAGCGGAACGGCAGTTTTGATCGTTGCGCTGTTGTGGTATCTGTGTTGCCATAAATTAAAGCTCATCTTGAATACACCACTGAGAAGCCTGTTGATCACTGGATCAAGCCTGCTTTTGGGACTATTTTTAGGTCATGCTTATGCCAATCTGCAACTGGCTGAACGTTTATCCAAGCGAGAACACGAGGTATCTGAAAAAGAAATCGTGGTCTATATCAAAGAGCTGAATAAACTGGGCGATCAGAATATCCAGCAAGCCCTGCATGTGCTTAACCCTGATGGCACTACAGTTAAGTGGATGGGTTTTCTGCCAGTTTCAGATCCTGTCATATCCAGTTTAGGAAATGATGTAACCAAACAGCAGACTCTTGAACTGGGACACTATTATTTATTACAAGGCCAGATTCGACCTAACCATAGTTATGCGACACCGGGTGCTTTTGATGCAGAAAAATGGGCCTTGCAGCAAAATGTTATGGCCGGGTTTAGGATTAAACATATCCAAGAGTTGCAACCGCAACAACTCTATGCACTAGGTCATGCTAAATATCTACGTCAGCAGAAAAATTTGAATCAGCGATTTTTGCTTTGGGTAGAACAGCAGCGACTGACCTTAAGAGAGTTTGTGGCCACACAACCAGTACAGCAGAAAGGCTTGTTACTGGCTCTATTAAGTGGTGATGAAAGTCTCTTGGATCAAGCGACGGAACAGCAATTCCAGCGTTTTGGCATGAGTCATTTACTGGCGATTTCCGGACCGCATGTCCTGATCTTTGCCTTTATCGTTTGTGGAGCGTTGCAATATCTGATTTCAAGGTACGTACCGCAGATTTATCTGAAATGGCCAAGGCAGTATTTTTTGAGTCTGCCTTTTTTGTTATGTGTATTGCTGTATTGTGCCTTTGTCGGTTTTGAAATTCCGGCGTTACGCACTTTACTGATTTGTGTGATTGTGACTTTTACGCTGCTGCTCAGGCAAAGTATGCAGCCATTAAAACTGCTGATTTTAAGTGCTGCCTTATTGTTGCTCTTTGATCCTTTTAGCATTTTGTCGGCCGCATTCTGGCTGTCTTATGGGGCCTGTTTTGTCTTGCTGCGGATCTATCAAACCATTCAGCAGCAACCGCATCAAACAGTACAAACAGCATTACAACGACTGTATTTTGCAATAAAAGTTTTGATGGAGTCGCAGTGGAAAATCTTTCTGGCCCTGTTTCCCTTAATGATGTTGTTTTTTAAGCAGGTGGCTTGGATTACCCCGCTAAGCAACCTGGTGGCTATCCCGTGGATTGGCCTGCTGATAGTTCCCGTAGATATTCTGGCGGCTTTATTATTTTTCATCTCTGAACCACTTTCGAGTCTGCTGTTTCAGCTCAATGATATTTTTATTCATATGCTGCTGGCATTTCTGAATCTGCTTGATCGGCTGTTTGCGCCACAACTGATTCCGGTAGCCATGAATGTCTGGATGATTGCTCTATGTATTTTGGGCTTGTTAATTGTCTTTTTGCCGCGTGGCTTAGTGCCCAAAAGCTGGACAGCAATTGCCTGTGTACCGCTGTGCATTCCTCAACTTAATCAGCATGCATTTCAGCTGTCTGTTCTGGATGTCGGGCAGGGACAGGCCATCTTCATTCGTGACGGGCAACACAGCATGATGATTGACATGGGTGGTTATTATAATGAAGAAAAATTCAGTATTGGCCGGCAAGTGATTATGCCGTTTCTATCTGTGCAAGG is from Acinetobacter lwoffii and encodes:
- a CDS encoding TolC family protein → MNLKKNKRQLVWGLNLLASMMYGSFAHAQSISFQDAERQLLQNSYSSQAYQSLEQASKLEAEAVKGIGLPRVDLNVRAYAFHNELDLPLGALKNNLEQSLTDGVNNRIDELNLGGLADPLKNSLRQPIQNGVGLIPDSSNVVLDDQVIRPTISVMMPLYTGGLTSSAKEIANIQVGRSQLSNKQQQDTQRFELIQSYFNVQLQKQLHAAALFNLNAMQQHYRNALKMEQQGFISKGHRMQFEVARNNAERSQQNTQANLNAALFHLNNLLQESSITELSTPLFVNKTKPQALNHLLKTFSQNSALIQKMQLDTQLAQANVKAQQAAKKPNVFAFGEYSLDQNENWIVGVAARYNLFSGIDKNKNIQAAELKRSATELLTARTQQEIENLIYKSYSEALSAQQSDALLAQNLKAAQENLRIQELSFKEDMGTAIQVIDAQNMLSGLRAETALNAYKYVMSLATLLQSHGSIAEFPNYIQHTNTHYIR
- the serC gene encoding 3-phosphoserine/phosphohydroxythreonine transaminase — its product is MRAYNFCAGPAALPTAVLEKAQAEMLDWHGKGLSIMEMSHRSSDYVAMAEKAEADLRKLMNIPENYKVLFLQGGASLQFSAIPLNLLGKNNKADYIDTGIWSEKALKEAQRYGDINVVKAGVQIDGKYAISAQSEWNLSDDAAYVHYADNETIGGLQFASIPETDKPLVCDYSSSILSAPVDVSKFGLIYAGAQKNIGPAGLTLVIIREDLLDQAKPEIPSILKYSDQAKNGSMVNTPSTYAWYLSSLVFEWLLENGGVDAMHKVNLEKANLLYGYIDQSDFYANPIAKANRSIMNVPFTLANADLEKQFLKEAEAQHLLNLAGHRSVGGMRASIYNAVPLEGVQALVNFMDDFAKRNG
- a CDS encoding YaiI/YqxD family protein, producing the protein MGSPVLPFKLWVDADALPRMLRDVIIRASDRYQLEVTFVANQPVGITPSVRINSIQVMSGADAADKEIILRMKEHDIVMTQDIPLAAEVIEKGGIAIHPRGEIYTTANVKARLHLRDFMDSLRGAGVQTGGPPPISERDKREFSSALDQTIQKQKRKTSAL
- a CDS encoding DMT family transporter — translated: MPTQTNMIATYLLLVFIWATTPLAIVWSVTDLHPLWALALRFFLALPFAFALLWLFKTRFPLDKLSMHSYLAGACSFIGSQIFTYLATDYLSSGIIALMFGLAPIITGLIGRFVFQLKLYPSQWGGMAIALLGLGIICVGGKDQHIQPIGIGLMLLSVFIYCVSMFWVKKVNAPLEPMAQAAGSIAVSAVMACTMLPFIWQFAPTQIPQAKSLIGLSYAVIMASLIAMFCYFKLVQKIKATTLSLTTVLTPMLALFVGVILNDEKLSGGAVFGVVILLAGLLLYFSREIKASYNARLSSPSSTD
- a CDS encoding PilZ domain-containing protein, with amino-acid sequence MENVQHPNGFTERRVMSRIDAALRINYQIISDDVALNDPYDPNFVLPRYFLLLAELDQFDHAVNYELEQLSEKDQQIARILSLFNQKLNLITGSLYDAIVQSMLPVPEQVNFSETGFSFFNERPIAEGTYLHVTLSHPENFFHIAATAQVAYSREEENGKYRTGAYFITMHPQDRVKLGECVKAHFV
- a CDS encoding lipoprotein-releasing ABC transporter permease subunit — encoded protein: MFKPISLYIGLKYTRARRSNHFISFIALVSMIGLTLGVAVLITVLSVMNGFDRELKNRVLGMIPQATVSSTQILTNWPELAKQIEGHEHVQGVAPFTQLQGMLTAQGQVAGIMVSGIEPEYEKKVSIIQNHMVEGSIDSLKKGEFGIVLGKQMTDAMGVGLNDNITLVLPEATPSPAGVVPRFKRFKVVGIFSIGAEVDSMMGYIALNDASTLLRLPDGAQGVRMKLDDIFLAPQVSQEIVRDLPGNFYASDWTYTHGNLFSAIQMEKAMVSLLLFLIVLVAAFNIVSSLVMVVTDKKSDIAILRTLGASPATITKIFMVQGTVIGVIGTCAGAILGIIAATSISSFIGWLNNTLGLNMFDAYFINYLPSYLRWQDVLVIVGLSLALSFVATIYPALRAAKIQPAEALRYE
- the lolD gene encoding lipoprotein-releasing ABC transporter ATP-binding protein LolD, coding for MSNLILDAQNIHKSFTDGKATVDVIRGLSLQVKAGEFVSIVGSSGSGKSTLLHVLGGLDRPTSGQVMVNGRRFDTLSEAERGYVRNEHLGFVYQFHHLLPEFTALENVAMPLMLRDNMKFKEAKQQAEYLLERVGLSHRLTHKPGELSGGERQRVALARAVVGKPKLMMADEPTGNLDRKTAAKIFELLTELQREFNMAMLIVTHDEQLAHAADRILHMQDGLWIEP
- a CDS encoding DNA internalization-related competence protein ComEC/Rec2 — its product is MLQWLCIGWILGLACMGKSFLSVQLSGTAVLIVALLWYLCCHKLKLILNTPLRSLLITGSSLLLGLFLGHAYANLQLAERLSKREHEVSEKEIVVYIKELNKLGDQNIQQALHVLNPDGTTVKWMGFLPVSDPVISSLGNDVTKQQTLELGHYYLLQGQIRPNHSYATPGAFDAEKWALQQNVMAGFRIKHIQELQPQQLYALGHAKYLRQQKNLNQRFLLWVEQQRLTLREFVATQPVQQKGLLLALLSGDESLLDQATEQQFQRFGMSHLLAISGPHVLIFAFIVCGALQYLISRYVPQIYLKWPRQYFLSLPFLLCVLLYCAFVGFEIPALRTLLICVIVTFTLLLRQSMQPLKLLILSAALLLLFDPFSILSAAFWLSYGACFVLLRIYQTIQQQPHQTVQTALQRLYFAIKVLMESQWKIFLALFPLMMLFFKQVAWITPLSNLVAIPWIGLLIVPVDILAALLFFISEPLSSLLFQLNDIFIHMLLAFLNLLDRLFAPQLIPVAMNVWMIALCILGLLIVFLPRGLVPKSWTAIACVPLCIPQLNQHAFQLSVLDVGQGQAIFIRDGQHSMMIDMGGYYNEEKFSIGRQVIMPFLSVQGVGELDRLILTHLDQDHSGAYFSIKDQLNIKQVSSNQMPETATSSSFQFCYEGQQWQWSEEINFKILAPRQQQLNMPNFNKNDRSCVIYLQVKNAGPYQKFLLMGDAGWETEYQLLQNYPELKVDVLVLGHHGSQHSSAYQFLEVLRPKLAIASAGKFNRYGHPSQLTQQRLKALNIPLLTTAEQGSVHFQQQGSELVLSAERHEWRWLYRQPLSH